A genomic region of Melanotaenia boesemani isolate fMelBoe1 chromosome 21, fMelBoe1.pri, whole genome shotgun sequence contains the following coding sequences:
- the LOC121632030 gene encoding nucleoside diphosphate kinase A-like, with protein MAELQERTFIAIKPDGVQRGIIGEIIKRFEMKGFKLVGMKMLHASEDLLRQHYIDLKDRPFFSSLVNYMASGPVVAMVWEGKGVVKTGRVMLGETNPAESKPGTIRGDFCIDVSKNIIHGSDSVESANTEISLWFKPEELVSYTSCAFSWLY; from the exons ATGGCTGAGCTGCAGGAACGCACTTTCATTGCCATCAAGCCCGACGGCGTGCAGAGGGGCATCATCGGAGAGATTATCAAACGCTTCGAGATGAAGGGCTTCAAACTGGTGGGCATGAAGATGCTCCAT GCCTCTGAGGACCTCCTCAGGCAGCACTACATTGATCTGAAGGACAGGCCGTTCTTCTCTTCCCTTGTTAACTACATGGCTTCTGGTCCAGTGGTTGCAATG GTGTGGGAAGGTAAAGGTGTGGTGAAGACTGGCAGGGTGATGTTAGGTGAGACCAACCCTGCAGAGTCTAAACCTGGAACCATCAGAGGAGACTTCTGTATCGACGTCAGCAA GAACATCATCCATGGCAGCGACTCAGTGGAGAGCGCCAACACCGAGATTTCCTTGTGGTTCAAACCAGAAGAGCTGGTCAGCTACACAAGCTGTGCCTTTAGCTGGCTTTACTGA